A DNA window from Choristoneura fumiferana chromosome 2, NRCan_CFum_1, whole genome shotgun sequence contains the following coding sequences:
- the Edem1 gene encoding ER degradation-enhancing alpha-mannosidase-like protein 2 produces the protein MKERLLVILALSLYGPQQCSAIREYTKADILRLREETREMFQHAYDSYLRYAYPYDELRPLSCDGVDTWGSYSLTLIDALDTLAIMGNYTEFNRVVEILLQKQNFDTDINVSVFETNIRIIGGLLSAHLLSYKTGMKLEPGWPCNGPLLRLAEDVAQRLIVAFDTTTGMPYGTINLRKGVPPGETSVTCTAGVGTFIVEFGTLSRLTGDPLYEELAYNALKALYHHRSPIGLVGNHVDVMSGRWTAQDAGIGGGVDSYFEYLVKGAILLERPELMSMFQEARQVIDRYLKKNDWYVWATMLRGHVTLPVFQSLESYWPGLLSLIGDSDTAMRIIHNYHSVWRQYGFTPEVYNLGTGEASSTRESYPLRPELIESIMYLYRETRDPILLQMGEDIIRSIQHSARTPCGYATIKDVRDHRKEDRMESFFLAETTKYLYLLFDPDNFIHNPGKHGTVINTPNGECIVDVGGYIFNTEAHPIDPTMLFCCQEARQGINISEVHRVYQILEEEDNIQFMTMIEATTQRNESKVLSEVDTNNTPEAVNHSETNKRLNENQLEKDQVLIKTETRTGYVNMDGTEREKSKNESSLSDIVKERIVNYYNNNTSAPEDSSEELKETHATEPEKVEPMGKVDVDDIIVPGQPVEAEKIQPPSSTKAKEAFKMLPTVIQDFLNSDWKSKPKCEPQHILERIRRENKYPDHPDVDRYELLLTPAQSFLQRISLAGEFLNKKQLEL, from the exons GGAAGAGACAAGGGAGATGTTCCAGCATGCCTATGACAGTTACCTAAGATATGCTTATCCCTATGACGAACTTCGTCCTCTATCATGTGACGGAGTTGACACATGGGGTAGCTATTCTCTGACTCTCATCGACGCTCTGGACACACTCGCTATAATGGGGAACTACACTGAGTTCAATAGAGTTGTCGAGATATTGCTGCAGAAGCAAAACTTTGATACAGATATCAATGTGTCTGTGTTTGAAACTAATATACGGATTATTGGAGGACTGCTCAGTGCTCACCTGTTGTCTTATAA AACTGGAATGAAGCTGGAACCTGGCTGGCCATGCAATGGTCCCCTCCTCAGGCTAGCAGAGGATGTTGCCCAGAGACTTATAGTTGCATTTGACACCACTACTGGAATGCCTTATGGCACCATAAACCTCCGCAAAGGTGTACCACCAGGGGAAACAAGCGTGACCTGTACTGCCGGTGTGGGGACATTTATTGTGGAGTTTGGGACATTGAGCAGACTAACAGGGGATCCTTTGTATGAAGag TTAGCATACAATGCTCTGAAGGCGTTGTATCACCACAGGTCTCCGATCGGTCTTGTCGGGAACCATGTGGATGTGATGAGTGGGCGCTGGACCGCACAGGATGCCGGCATCGGCGGCGGCGTCGACTCTTACTTCGAATACTTGGTCAAAG GAGCGATTCTTCTGGAGCGGCCGGAACTAATGTCGATGTTTCAGGAAGCTCGGCAGGTTATCGACCGCTATCTGAAGAAGAACGACTGGTATGTGTGGGCCACTATGCTCCGGGGGCATGTCACTTTGCCTGTCTTCCAGAGCTTGGAGTCATACTGGCCGGGGCTGCTTAGCCTTATTG GCGACAGCGATACAGCGATGCGTATAATCCACAACTACCACAGCGTGTGGCGACAATACGGCTTCACGCCTGAAGTCTACAACCTGGGCACGGGCGAAGCCTCGTCGACCCGAGAGAGCTACCCGCTCCGCCCGGAGCTCATTGAATCCATCATGTATCTTTACCGGGAGACTCGAGACCCGATACTCTTGCAGATGGGGGAGGATATTATAAGGAGCATACAGCACAGTGCCAGGACTCCGTGTGGGTATGCTACG ATTAAAGATGTTCGCGACCACCGCAAAGAGGATCGGATGGAATCATTCTTCCTCGCCGAGACTACAAAGTACCTGTACCTTCTGTTTGATCCCGACAATTTCATTCATAACCCGGGCAAGCATGGCACAGTCATCAACACGCCTAACGGAGAATGCATTGTAGACGTTGGTggatacatttttaatactgaAGCTCACCCCATTGATCCCACTATGTTGTTTTGCTGCCAGGAAGCTAGACAAGG gatAAACATTAGCGAAGTTCATAGAGTGTATCAAATATTAGAAGAGGAAGACAACATACAATTTATGACCATGATTGAGGCCACAACGCAAAGAAATGAATCAAAAGTCTTAAGTGAAGTTGATACCAATAATACACCTGAAGCTGTTAATCATtctgaaacaaacaaacgacTCAATGAAAATCAATTAGAAAAAGatcaagttttaattaaaactgagACTAGAACTGGATATGTCAATATGGATGGAACAGAAagagaaaaatctaaaaatgaaTCCAGTTTAAGTGACATAGTCAAAGAACGCatagtaaattattataataacaatacaagCGCTCCTGAAGATTCATCAGAAGAACTTAAAGAGACCCATGCAACTGAACCTGAAAAAGTAGAACCAATGGGTAAAGTTGATGTGGATGATATAATAGTACCCGGACAACCGGTGGAAGCAGAAAAGATCCAACCACCCAGTAGTACTAAAGCAAAGGAAGCATTCAAAATGCTGCCCACTGTCATTCAAGATTTTTTGAACAGCGATTGGAAATCGAAACCGAAATGTGAACCACAACACATATTGGAAAGAATTCGTAGAGAAAACAAGTATCCAGATCATCCAGATGTGGACAGATATGAACTGCTGCTGACTCCGGCGCAATCTTTCTTACAAAGGATATCTTTAGCCGgagaatttttaaacaaaaaacagtTAGAGCTGTGA
- the LOC141444915 gene encoding ribosomal protein S6 kinase alpha-4-like: MTDPKTTPSEENTLSCKGYKLLKFLGEGAYAKVFLTEYGTHDDPHKATLACKIIETSKAPKDFVMKFLPREIDVLIRLNHPHLIHVHSIFQRKTKYYIFMRYSENGDLLGYILKNGCVSENQSRVWMRQLSLGLQYLHELEIVHRDIKCENVLLTANFNVKLSDFGFTRFCVDDDDTPILSETYCGSMSYAAPEILRGKPYLPKPTDLWSLGVVLFVMLNKSMPFDDTRMRKLYEQQMGKKYRFRSRVASIISLECKSVVKHLLEPDPGLRHTAVHVLNSDWVAMDSRLTTMNAVEAAALKRAKEERRRISDSRRNPPKRQGDILTTSHRDSAFRFEVEEELKLSGSEQLTLASRGYKIIKKVNEGSYAKVYLAEYRNPNKNDKLSILACKVIDTNTAPKDFVKKFLPREIDMLIKLNHPHLVHTHSIFQRRYKYFIFMRYMEHGDLLEHILQKGAVLEDQARIWTRQLALAIQYMHELEIAHRDIKCENVLLTANQNAKLSDFGFSRFCVDKRMKEIHSETFCGSLSYTAPEILQGSPYYPKPTDIWSLGIVVYVMLNRAMPFEDKHIKQLYQAQINKNWKFRSRYVDTLSENCRRLVTLMLEPNHQNRIKIEQIINSEWVAMDSRLLEWTAPETTAFKKAQDERLQLQKQSENPDPPKPEKGGVPDTTIMKTTCEINESSSSWKAPIQNENTIVRKPSK, translated from the exons atgACCGATCCGAAAACAACTCCCTCCGAAGAAAATACTTTGTCTTGCAAAGGATATAAACTGTTGAAATTTCTTGGCGAAGGCGCCTATGCTAAG GTGTTTTTAACCGAATACGGAACACATGACGATCCTCATAAAGCTACACTCGCATGTAAAATCATCGAGACATCTAAAGCCCCCAAAGACTTTGTTATGAAATTTTTGCCTCGCGAAATAGATGTTTTGATACGCCTCAACCATCCCCATTTGATACACGTTCATAGTATATTCCAAAGAAAAACGaagtattacatttttatgaggtacagcGAAAATGGTGATCTCTTAGGATACATTTTGAAGAACGGATGCGTGTCGGAAAATCAATCACGAGTGTGGATGCGACAGTTGTCACTGGGGCTCCAGTATTTACACGAGCTGGAGATCGTCCATCGTGATATCAAATGCGAAAATGTGCTTTTAACGGCTAATTTCAACGTTAAGCTTTCTGATTTTGGTTTTACCAGGTTTTGCGTCGACGACGATGACACGCCTATCCTAAGTGAGACGTATTGTGGGTCTATGTCATATGCGGCCCCGGAGATTTTACGTGGGAAACCTTACTTGCCGAAGCCGACAGACCTATGGTCCCTAGGGGTAGTGCTTTTTGTGATGCTTAATAAGTCCATGCCCTTTGATGACACTCGTATGCGTAAGTTATATGAGCAGCAGATGGGCAAGAAATATCGTTTTCGTTCGCGTGTGGCCAGTATCATATCGCTGGAATGCAAGTCTGTGGTGAAACATCTGTTGGAGCCGGATCCGGGGCTGCGGCATACCGCCGTGCACGTGTTGAACTCTGATTGGGTTGCGATGGACAGTAGACTTACTA ctatGAACGCAGTAGAAGCAGCTGCTTTGAAACGAGCTAAAGAGGAACGTCGTAGGATATCAGACTCTCGCAGGAATCCTCCTAAGAGGCAAGGAGACATACTAACCACGAGTCACAGAGATTCAGCATTCAGA TTTGAAGTAGAAGAAGAATTAAAATTGTCTGGCTCCGAGCAACTGACGCTCGCCAGCCGCGgctacaaaattataaaaaaagtcaacGAGGGATCCTACGCGAAG GTCTACCTTGCCGAATATAGAAATCCGAATAAAAATGATAAGTTGTCCATATTAGCTTGCAAAGTGATCGACACGAATACAGCGCCGAAAGATTTCGTCAAGAAATTTCTACCTAGAGAAATAGATATGTTAATAAAACTCAACCATCCTCACTTAGTGCACACGCACAGTATATTCCAGCGGAGATACAAGTACTTCATTTTTATGCGTTATATGGAGCATGGGGATCTTTTGGAACACATTTTGCAGAAAGGAGCGGTGTTAGAAGACCAAGCGAGGATATGGACGCGACAGCTCGCGCTAGCAATCCAATACATGCATGAGCTAGAAATAGCGCATAGAGACATCAAGTGCGAGAACGTTCTTCTAACAGCAAACCAGAACGCCAAGCTGTCTGATTTCGGCTTCTCTCGCTTCTGCGTCGACAAGAGAATGAAAGAGATTCACAGCGAAACGTTCTGTGGCTCGCTGTCATACACCGCCCCTGAGATCCTGCAGGGCTCGCCGTATTACCCAAAACCCACCGACATATGGTCGCTTGGAATCGTCGTCTACGTCATGCTAAACAGGGCGATGCCGTTCGAAGATAAACATATAAAACAGTTGTATCAAGCGCAGATTAATAAAAATTGGAAGTTTCGTTCGCGGTACGTCGACACTTTATCTGAAAACTGTAGACGACTAGTCACGCTCATGCTGGAACCTAACCATCAAAACAGAATCAAAATAGAACAAATCATTAACAGCGAATGGGTGGCGATGGATTCCAGGCTGCTAG AATGGACCGCACCAGAAACGACAGCTTTCAAGAAAGCTCAGGATGAAAGGCTCCAGCTCCAAAAACAGTCCGAAAATCCTGACCCGCCTAAACCTGAGAAGGGTGGCGTGCCCGATACTACGATAATGAAAACCACATGTGAGATTAACGAGTCGTCATCATCGTG GAAAGCACccatacaaaatgaaaatacaatagtccGCAAACCATCCAAATAG
- the LOC141444902 gene encoding testis-specific serine/threonine-protein kinase 3-like isoform X3: protein MTDKLELTATHSDIVVLQEKGFILEKLIGEGSYAKVFKATHMLDETRHAVLACKVIDTASAPRDYLSKFLPRELDILIRVNHPHIVHVSNIFQRRAKYFIFLRFAENGDLLDFLSQNGAVPENQCRLWMRQLLSALQYIHTLNIAHRDLKCENVLITSNYNVKITDFGFARNVRQRDRDVLSETYCGSLSYAAPEVLKGVPYLPKLADMWSMGIILYTMLNKALPFNETSVKRLYEKQVTRKWRFRTGVVNQLSAECKQQVTQMMEPEAKARPTAGTVFNGPWIAMDARLVTGAGRGSQTRTRCRGRN from the exons atgaCTGATAAATTGGAGCTTACTGCAACACATTCGGATATTGTCGTACTACAAGAGAAAGGGTTCATATTGGAGAAACTTATCGGTGAAGGATCCTATGCCAAA GTGTTCAAAGCGACGCACATGCTCGATGAGACGCGGCACGCTGTGCTAGCGTGCAAGGTCATCGACACGGCTAGTGCGCCGCGCGATTACCTCTCCAAGTTCCTGCCCCGCGAGCTCGACATCCTAATCCGCGTCAACCATCCGCACATCGTGCACGTGTCCAACATATTCCAACGGCGAGCCAAGTACTTCATATTCCTGCGGTTCGCAGAAAACGGCGACCTCCTAGACTTTCTCAGCCAAAACGGCGCCGTCCCCGAGAACCAATGCAGGCTCTGGATGCGGCAGCTACTATCCGCGCTACAATACATCCACACCCTCAACATCGCGCACAGAGACTTGAAATGCGAGAACGTTTTGATAACATCGAACTACAACGTGAAAATTACGGATTTTGGTTTCGCGCGTAACGTTCGGCAGAGGGACCGGGACGTGTTGTCTGAGACTTACTGCGGGTCGCTTTCGTACGCGGCGCCAGAGGTGCTGAAGGGCGTGCCTTACCTGCCTAAGCTGGCTGACATGTGGTCCATGGGCATCATTCTCTACACCATGCTGAATAAAGCTTTGCCGTTTAACGAGACGTCTGTCAAGAGGTTATACGAGAAACAG GTGACGCGCAAGTGGCGTTTCCGCACGGGCGTAGTGAACCAACTGTCGGCGGAGTGCAAGCAGCAGGTGACGCAGATGATGGAGCCCGAGGCGAAGGCGCGGCCCACCGCCGGGACGGTGTTCAACGGACCCTGGATCGCGATGGACGCGCGACTTGTCA CAGGCGCAGGAAGAGGCTCACAAACGAGAACAAGATGCCGAGGAAGAAACTGA
- the LOC141444902 gene encoding testis-specific serine/threonine-protein kinase 3-like isoform X1 — protein sequence MTDKLELTATHSDIVVLQEKGFILEKLIGEGSYAKVFKATHMLDETRHAVLACKVIDTASAPRDYLSKFLPRELDILIRVNHPHIVHVSNIFQRRAKYFIFLRFAENGDLLDFLSQNGAVPENQCRLWMRQLLSALQYIHTLNIAHRDLKCENVLITSNYNVKITDFGFARNVRQRDRDVLSETYCGSLSYAAPEVLKGVPYLPKLADMWSMGIILYTMLNKALPFNETSVKRLYEKQVTRKWRFRTGVVNQLSAECKQQVTQMMEPEAKARPTAGTVFNGPWIAMDARLVKLTFLEDSLLKQAQEEAHKREQDAEEETEVERIAELRRRGRGKEGLKILKNTETGPKSQQLFEKE from the exons atgaCTGATAAATTGGAGCTTACTGCAACACATTCGGATATTGTCGTACTACAAGAGAAAGGGTTCATATTGGAGAAACTTATCGGTGAAGGATCCTATGCCAAA GTGTTCAAAGCGACGCACATGCTCGATGAGACGCGGCACGCTGTGCTAGCGTGCAAGGTCATCGACACGGCTAGTGCGCCGCGCGATTACCTCTCCAAGTTCCTGCCCCGCGAGCTCGACATCCTAATCCGCGTCAACCATCCGCACATCGTGCACGTGTCCAACATATTCCAACGGCGAGCCAAGTACTTCATATTCCTGCGGTTCGCAGAAAACGGCGACCTCCTAGACTTTCTCAGCCAAAACGGCGCCGTCCCCGAGAACCAATGCAGGCTCTGGATGCGGCAGCTACTATCCGCGCTACAATACATCCACACCCTCAACATCGCGCACAGAGACTTGAAATGCGAGAACGTTTTGATAACATCGAACTACAACGTGAAAATTACGGATTTTGGTTTCGCGCGTAACGTTCGGCAGAGGGACCGGGACGTGTTGTCTGAGACTTACTGCGGGTCGCTTTCGTACGCGGCGCCAGAGGTGCTGAAGGGCGTGCCTTACCTGCCTAAGCTGGCTGACATGTGGTCCATGGGCATCATTCTCTACACCATGCTGAATAAAGCTTTGCCGTTTAACGAGACGTCTGTCAAGAGGTTATACGAGAAACAG GTGACGCGCAAGTGGCGTTTCCGCACGGGCGTAGTGAACCAACTGTCGGCGGAGTGCAAGCAGCAGGTGACGCAGATGATGGAGCCCGAGGCGAAGGCGCGGCCCACCGCCGGGACGGTGTTCAACGGACCCTGGATCGCGATGGACGCGCGACTTGTCA AGTTAACGTTTTTAGAAGATTCCTTATTAAAGCAGGCGCAGGAAGAGGCTCACAAACGAGAACAAGATGCCGAGGAAGAAACTGAAGTCGAGAGGATCGCGGAGCTCCGACGAAGAGGCAGGGGCAAAG AGGGcctaaaaatattgaaaaacacCGAAACGGGACCTAAATCACAACAACTTTTtgaaaaggaataa
- the LOC141444902 gene encoding testis-specific serine/threonine-protein kinase 3-like isoform X2 — translation MLDETRHAVLACKVIDTASAPRDYLSKFLPRELDILIRVNHPHIVHVSNIFQRRAKYFIFLRFAENGDLLDFLSQNGAVPENQCRLWMRQLLSALQYIHTLNIAHRDLKCENVLITSNYNVKITDFGFARNVRQRDRDVLSETYCGSLSYAAPEVLKGVPYLPKLADMWSMGIILYTMLNKALPFNETSVKRLYEKQVTRKWRFRTGVVNQLSAECKQQVTQMMEPEAKARPTAGTVFNGPWIAMDARLVKLTFLEDSLLKQAQEEAHKREQDAEEETEVERIAELRRRGRGKEGLKILKNTETGPKSQQLFEKE, via the exons ATGCTCGATGAGACGCGGCACGCTGTGCTAGCGTGCAAGGTCATCGACACGGCTAGTGCGCCGCGCGATTACCTCTCCAAGTTCCTGCCCCGCGAGCTCGACATCCTAATCCGCGTCAACCATCCGCACATCGTGCACGTGTCCAACATATTCCAACGGCGAGCCAAGTACTTCATATTCCTGCGGTTCGCAGAAAACGGCGACCTCCTAGACTTTCTCAGCCAAAACGGCGCCGTCCCCGAGAACCAATGCAGGCTCTGGATGCGGCAGCTACTATCCGCGCTACAATACATCCACACCCTCAACATCGCGCACAGAGACTTGAAATGCGAGAACGTTTTGATAACATCGAACTACAACGTGAAAATTACGGATTTTGGTTTCGCGCGTAACGTTCGGCAGAGGGACCGGGACGTGTTGTCTGAGACTTACTGCGGGTCGCTTTCGTACGCGGCGCCAGAGGTGCTGAAGGGCGTGCCTTACCTGCCTAAGCTGGCTGACATGTGGTCCATGGGCATCATTCTCTACACCATGCTGAATAAAGCTTTGCCGTTTAACGAGACGTCTGTCAAGAGGTTATACGAGAAACAG GTGACGCGCAAGTGGCGTTTCCGCACGGGCGTAGTGAACCAACTGTCGGCGGAGTGCAAGCAGCAGGTGACGCAGATGATGGAGCCCGAGGCGAAGGCGCGGCCCACCGCCGGGACGGTGTTCAACGGACCCTGGATCGCGATGGACGCGCGACTTGTCA AGTTAACGTTTTTAGAAGATTCCTTATTAAAGCAGGCGCAGGAAGAGGCTCACAAACGAGAACAAGATGCCGAGGAAGAAACTGAAGTCGAGAGGATCGCGGAGCTCCGACGAAGAGGCAGGGGCAAAG AGGGcctaaaaatattgaaaaacacCGAAACGGGACCTAAATCACAACAACTTTTtgaaaaggaataa